The following coding sequences are from one Triticum aestivum cultivar Chinese Spring chromosome 5A, IWGSC CS RefSeq v2.1, whole genome shotgun sequence window:
- the LOC123105929 gene encoding probable receptor-like protein kinase At5g24010, with translation MASPPGAARLAALLLLALLAGPAASRFAPADNHLIACGATAPAVLPDGRRFVPDSGCASMTLRSAAPALPSAAPAAPAPAPPSPLHAAARVFSCHASYDLAVRRRGRHVLRLHFYPFSPALASARFHVGAGGFLLLHNFTASSPVVKDFLLPVDADVLVLTFVPEAGSAAFVNAIELFSAPEELVGDIATLVAADGVNRTDGLSSQVFETLYRVNVAGRKVTPFNDTLWRTWVNDEGFLVNKESSSSKAWSFGGRIAYPKDSRLMTREVAPDNVYNSARSVRSDGNLTWGFPVPARNRYLVRMHFCDIVSKALYQLYFSIYVNGHLAVKDFDISSTTGYLAYPYYIDYVVDVEDEGMLKLAIGGSKMSQPGEASGFLNGLEIMRMNKTGGGMDGDFPVVLDMGYLVSKGFGEFARSLLCGLVFAGLFLVLVMLVLRLRTELKNNGTLWFSQSVDSGEGKLAKAYQLVPTKTDY, from the coding sequence ATGGCCTCCCCGCCgggcgccgcccgcctcgccgccctgctGCTCCTCGCGCTCCTCGCCGGGCCCGCCGCGTCCCGCTTCGCCCCGGCGGACAACCACCTCATCGCCTGCGGCGCGACGGCCCCGGCCGTCCTCCCCGACGGCCGCCGCTTCGTCCCGGACTCCGGCTGCGCGTCCATGACCCTCCGCTCCGCGGCCCCCGCCCTCCCGTCCGCCGCCCCCgctgcgcccgcgcccgcgccgccctccCCTCTCCACGCCGCCGCGCGCGTCTTCTCCTGCCACGCCTCCTACGACCTCGCCGTGCGCCGCCGCGGGCGCCACGTCCTGCGCCTCCACTTCTACCCCTTCAGCCCCGCCCTCGCCTCCGCGCGCTTCCACGTCGGCGCCGggggcttcctcctcctccacaaCTTCACCGCCTCGTCCCCCGTCGTCAAGGACTTCCTGCTCCCCGTCGACGCCGACGTCCTCGTCCTCACCTTCGTCCCCGAGGCCGGATCCGCCGCCTTCGTCAACGCCATCGAGCTCTTCTCGGCGCCCGAGGAGCTCGTCGGCGACATCGCCACCCTCGTCGCCGCTGACGGCGTCAACCGCACCGACGGGCTCTCCTCGCAGGTCTTCGAGACGCTCTACCGGGTCAACGTCGCCGGCCGCAAGGTCACCCCGTTCAACGACACGCTGTGGCGGACATGGGTCAACGACGAGGGCTTCCTCGTCAACAAGGAATCATCCAGCAGCAAGGCATGGTCATTCGGTGGCCGGATTGCTTACCCCAAGGACAGCAGGTTGATGACCCGAGAGGTGGCTCCGGACAACGTCTACAACTCGGCGAGGTCGGTGAGGTCAGACGGCAATCTGACATGGGGTTTCCCTGTGCCCGCTCGCAACCGGTACCTCGTGCGCATGCACTTCTGTGACATTGTGAGCAAGGCACTGTATCAGCTCTACTTCAGTATCTATGTCAATGGTCATCTCGCAGTGAAGGATTTTGACATTTCCAGCACCACTGGATACTTGGCCTATCCGTATTACATCGACTATGTTGTGGACGTTGAGGATGAAGGGATGCTGAAACTGGCCATTGGTGGCTCCAAGATGAGCCAGCCTGGAGAAGCGAGTGGTTTCCTGAATGGGCTCGAGATAATGAGGATGAACAAAACGGGTGGCGGCATGGACGGGGATTTCCCTGTTGTTCTGGACATGGGGTACCTGGTCAGTAAGGGGTTTGGGGAATTCGCTCGCTCACTGCTGTGTGGTTTAGTCTTCGCCGGGCTGTTTTTGGTTTTGGTCATGCTGGTGCTGAGGTTGAGGACCGAGCTGAAAAACAATGGAACGCTTTGGTTCAGCCAGTCAGTGGATTCTGGTGAGGGGAAGTTGGCTAAAGCATATCAGCTTGTGCCCACCAAGACAGACTATTAA